The sequence AACTTTCCGAGTTTTTCCTGGGCGTTAGCCATCTGGAGTCCGTTGATGATTTCATCGAGGTCGCCGGTGATGACTTTGTCTAGATTGTACAGCGTCAGGCCGATACGGTGGTCGGTCACGCGGTTTTGCGGGAAGTTGTAAGTGCGGATCTTGGCGCTACGGTCGCCGGTACCCACCAGGGCCTTGCGGCTTGCGGCTTCTTCCTGTTCCTTTTTCGCAATCACGGCGTCAAGAATCTTGGAACGAAGCATTTCCATGGCGTGCAAGCGGTTCTGCAGCTGGCTACGTTCGGTCTGGCAGC comes from uncultured Fibrobacter sp. and encodes:
- a CDS encoding peptide chain release factor-like protein; this encodes CQTERSQLQNRLHAMEMLRSKILDAVIAKKEQEEAASRKALVGTGDRSAKIRTYNFPQNRVTDHRIGLTLYNLDKVITGDLDEIINGLQMANAQEKLGKFNA